TcctaatgtttttaattaaagaattcaTTTTCTAATTAGAGAATTCTTATAGGGATCACAAACTAAAAGCAATTTAGAGGTCTTTAGAATTCAAGAGATCTCCAAATCCTTGGCATATTAAAGAAACACATGTAGTCTATTCTAATATCCAAAGAAGCTTATGAGCTAGCTCTTCCTCCAATCAACGATAAAGAAATTTATATCCGTTTCATTCCATAAAATGTTTCTAGCATTTTAAGATTGAAAGACCTTTGATTCCTTCTTCAACCTCACAAAAGGTTGCGACATTGCACTTATCAAAGCACTTTCTACCATTACATAATCAAAAATGGGCTATTTATTATGAATAGCTCTTATTAGAGACATGATCAATTTTTGTCCAATAGATTCCTAAAAGTAGAAAAGATTGGGTTTATTTTAAGCTCCTAATTAAAGGAATTATTACTCAAATAGGGCTTTAATTCTCATATCTTCATATTTCTTACTAACTATTAGTTTTTACCCAAAACTTATAGTTATTATGACTATATCAATGTCTAGAAAGGAGCCCTGACATATGATAACAATGTTGGTAAGTATAGTTGGTCCATTTAGTTTCAGCTATCTTAGAAATCTCAAATCTTTTCATAATGGTTTCAAAGCTAAAACTCTAAATGAGGAATCTTCCAAATCCAAATGTCAATTTCTATGAAACTTTATTTGGAGAAATATCTTAAGgctaataagtttatttttaagctGATTAGTTTTGTGAGCCACtttcaagcatattttttaaactcgGCCTGGTCCAAGGCCCGAGTTCTAGGTTTTGACTGGATCACCCGgatcaatatctatttttaaaaaaatcaaaacgacgttgttttagtaaaaaaaacaaaagtctatGGGTTACAATCGGGTTTTTTGACCTAGTTTTGTCGGGTCAAACCATTGGGTCAACCAGTCACACCGGGtcatgattttttctatttttcttcaacccgggtCGTTTGGGTCCCGGGTTGACCCGctgggccgggccgggtttcaaaattatgttttcacATCCCCTGGATAGTTAAATAGGATTTTCAAGTCTCATCTCAAGGTGAAGTCTAGTTTATCTTTACTCACACTACCTCAATCCTTATTAGGACAACACTTATTAAATGGTGGGATAAATTCAATTTCTTAGATGATCTAGGTATTTTTCATAGAGAACAGCAATTCTCTCCACAAAGCTCAAGATccctaaacttaaaaaaactttgTAAAGACCTTCTCTCCTCATCTTCGAAGCAAGAGCTAAATAGATCTTTGTTTAAAGCCTTTAAAGAGATTAATGAGCATAGTTTGTACTAAGATTATCAAAGATCCTTTAGAAGATAATAATGATGTCATGAAAGAGCTTAGCACCCACCTCAGGTATAATTGATGCCCTTCAGACTTTTTCGATCTTATCAAGCATGTGACATAATCTTTTGCTTTTCTATAAGATTGTTAGCCACTTGTTTAggtcttatctttttttatataaattctttAGCTAATTGTTTAGACCTTATCTTTTAGTTTAGTAGTTTTAATGTTGTATTTCGAGGCCTACATAAAGACCTTTTTAGTTTGTAATGGACatcaaagaattaaaaaattatatcttctctcataacaaaaaaaaaaatctctctcaaAGAAGTCTCCAACATTTTCAATTTGTAATTGAAATGCAAGTTAAACCTCTCCttctttattttagttttttataccTCTTAGTTTTCATCAGTTTAATACTTGTTGATCTTGCTTTAGATTTTGGAGTGAAAATAGCACCATCCATAAAAGACCTTTCTAAAATAAGAAGCTAgctcccttttaaaaaaaaaaaaaaaagctccttCTCGAGCCTCACAAAAACCGACAGCCTAACTTCTTTTAAGGTAATTGAAGTTCAAAAAAAACTCCCTCTTCTCTAAGTAGAAGAGATCATTCCAGATGAATAAGGAACCAATATTGTTAAAAAAGCAAGTTAACTATTAAAATCTTACAATTTTACGAGTCAATATGtatttaacatgtcaaatcggattaaaactcaaaaactaGTAAACACGGTCAAACTCATTCAAACTCGGTAAAATCAGTAAAGTCAGACCGATTTtacgagtttgaaaaaaatataaaattgtgcATTCTGATATTCTGTACTTTaacattttcattgttttaaatttatattttgcaaAAGTTGTGCAATTTGATAATCAAAAGCTTGATTttgactataattattataattttttttaatgatacaaATTATTTGTGGTTTTCATTTccgtaaaattaaaatacccaTTCATTCTTcacaattttttatgtaaactaTTAACATATCAATTGATATATTACTTTGTTTTAGCTggcaaatatataaaataaaaattgtaaattgACATGCTTGACCTTTTgagtaattaatattaaatgatctaataaaatttagaaagaCTCATTTATTGTAAATGGCAAAATAAATGAGTCGATTTGTCTAAGAACTGAAagaatcaatgtaaataaaataaaggtatttagacttttctattatttattttattttttttttattatattatattattaattattacttgattgaaattgttaatatataattagttaaaatattctatttataattttacaattcaaatttatattgtatattctgtgaaaatcagatttttgaCAACCTTATAAGGAACCAATGAAATCAttacattattgtttttttgcataattttGGCTGACATTTTCCAGTGTAACTTTACTTCTTTTTATAACGGTCCAGATCCACTTCACTACTTTCTATATTGGTCTGGATCGCAAGTATCCTTGATGGGCAGAAGTGAAACCTAAGccttgaaaaataagaaaaataagaattgaACATTTAGTTGCCCTGAAATACCGAGATACACATTTTCTCCATCGTAGGGAGCATTTAATCAGGAATGTCCAAGCACCTAGATGGGTAATGACCtccatataattttattcaagatATCAGATAGACATGGACAACTAGTGTCAACCAGTAGTTTGGTTCGTTGGACCATACAACTATAAGTCCCTTCCACTAGAAGAGCAAGCATGCCAGTCACATTCTGAAACAATCCTCTTCAACCAGAATTGAGGAAAGATAAACCAACTCGAACATGGAAAAGTAGGTACCAAAATATGATGTTTAATCCTGCAGCTAATCACTGtagcaaaatgaaaaaaaataaagacgaTAGGGCTCACATTGTACCCTACTTCGCTTGAGGGTGTGAAGATATGAAGTCAATGGCAAGACTGATGGAATTGATCTTGTCTGCTTCATTATCTGGGATCTCAAACTGAAACTCTTCTTCAAGGGCCATCACAATCTCCACACTGTCTAGACTATCTAACCCAAGATCATTCTGGAAATGGGCATTTGGTGTAACCtacaaaagtgaaaaataaataacaagcaAAATCAGATCCACATAGAAGATGGTGTTATGAATCTACAAGTTCTTTAGCCACCCGCCCTTTGTGGCAATGAAAGCAAGTAGCCAATGAGAAATTTCAAGTGAGATTCTTTAGGAAGAAATGTGGGAAAATACTATGTGCTAAGAATAGCCTTTacatttcttattcaaatctcAGTGCTGTATTCCACCATAAGGAAAAGGGGGTAAAATAATTACGAAATATGAATGAAGCCTCTACaacaaagcaataaaaaaaaccatgccaAACACTCATTTATCCTGGCAACAAAATTCACCAACCTAACACACCAGTGGAAATGGGGTGAAATAGCTAAGGATAGGAAATCAAAACAGCGAGCCCATGTTTGTGCAGAAAAATATCTGGATAGTGTCTCCAACATAACTCAAATTCCTAAATTAGACATGCAACCTTCATGCACTACTACAAACTAACTCAACAAATTCTAGGGCATCAAACATTCTATAAAGATTCACCACATccattcaaaaaacaaagttcTAGTTGTAATGAATTAACATGAGAAATTGCTATGCCATCAAAACTTTTAACATAGCAACATCGTCACTGACAATGATGATGTAGAAAATAATGCAATCTAAATCTCAGACCAGAGATCATTTGGTGCAAGAACCCAATCTATAAGCGGAACCCGTTAATAAATCAGGAATTTTCAAGGTATAGACACTTCGATTCAAAGAACATCATTATGACTGAGACTGGGTGATTATGACCAGCTGCACCACGATTCATGTAGCAGACTACTACTAgagattttgataataaaaaaagagagcaaggaCAGACCCACGTCATGGTGCAAAAAACAAGCTTAAAGGTAAGGACTAGTGGCAAGTAGTGATCCAACATTGTGCTCCTTCGTTTTGGGCTAATATTCTTTATGTGATATTTGCAGATCAATTTTCTTCTTGACAACAGACTGgttgaaaaaaacttattatcacATAATTTTGAAGATTGAAGATCAGAAGACCCTACTACCTCAATGCAGAAAAGTAGGTCAAACCTAAACATGAATTTAATCTAGAATGCCAAAATTCAGCTCAAGTCAGCACTGATTGCCTTGATTAACTCAAACGAGTAATAAAATAAGcattcacataaaaataaaagcactaTATCTGTCTTGGAAAATCAAGATGTACTAATCTTCCAACACCATTTTAATGAAGCTTATAATTTCTCCATGAAGCTTTTGCTCTTCCGTAGCAAATACAGAACACAGAGCTCTACTGCACATTTGCATCAGATTGTCGACTTTGCAATGAACCATAAAATCAAAACAGCACAACAGAAAGTCTTACAAGTCacaacacaaataaatcaaactgCCCTTTTGTTTGGTTCCTAAAAATATTGGATTAAGGACTTGAACGGTCCGAAAATCATAACCCTAAACCCATTTAGTTTACACTTGTTCATTtctattgaaattgaaaacatattagTACCCATTTCACTTTCAGCTTCCAATCATAGCCCTAAacccaaaagaataaaaacatgaagCACCAACACATctaatctattattatttaaaaagtagcTGGTATTAAAtctgataaatatttaataacatcATTTACCTTGGAAGGATCGACTTTCTGGAAGTTCTTGACAACATTGACGACTCGATCGGTGACCTCAGACTTGTCAAGGAAGGTGCCTCTAACTTCCTCGGAGAAACGGCGGCGTATGGAATTGAAGGAGAGACCGACGAGGCCGTTGTTGTTCGGGTTTCGCGTGGTAGGCATGGCCTGTACCTTCACTCTCAGGTACTTTAGCAAAGCTCCTCTCGCCGCCATTTTACTCCTTTTCTATTCTGCTCGCTACTACAAATTTCTTCTTCAgttctctctcacacacactctTGCCTCTCCAATCAAATAAGCAAATATTTCAATCGGCTGCTTTCTTACGGTGTCGTATTTGTCGgaagataattgttttttcaggGATTATCTTTTTCTATTCTAttctctacttttttttatataaaacaaaaatattatattaattatccgAAAATCTAAATCCTGATCGACACCGTTtcctatttttccttttcttttataaaattattcttctttattatttattat
This genomic stretch from Populus alba chromosome 19, ASM523922v2, whole genome shotgun sequence harbors:
- the LOC118028898 gene encoding acyl carrier protein 2, mitochondrial; this translates as MAARGALLKYLRVKVQAMPTTRNPNNNGLVGLSFNSIRRRFSEEVRGTFLDKSEVTDRVVNVVKNFQKVDPSKVTPNAHFQNDLGLDSLDSVEIVMALEEEFQFEIPDNEADKINSISLAIDFISSHPQAK